In Cicer arietinum cultivar CDC Frontier isolate Library 1 chromosome 1, Cicar.CDCFrontier_v2.0, whole genome shotgun sequence, one DNA window encodes the following:
- the LOC101501215 gene encoding F-box/LRR-repeat protein 14, protein MDNLPEHLVWEILSRIKKTSDRNNVSLACKRLYYLDNAQRHSLKVGCGMDPANEALTCLCTRFLNLSKVEITYSGWMSKLGKQLDDMGLFILANHCPLLFDLSLSYCTFITDVGLRYLASSSKLSSLRLNFTPRITGCGILSLVVGCKNLSRLHLIRCLNVSSVEWLEYLGKLGTLEDLSIKNCRAIGEGDLIKLGHGWQKLKRLQFEVDANYRYMKVYDRLSVDRWQKQHVPCENMLELSLVNCIISPGRGLACVLGKCKNLGKIHLDMCVGVRDFDIICLSERSRDLRSVSFRVPSDFSLSSLVNNNLRLTDESLKALAQNCSKLESVRISFSDGEFPSSSSFTLSGIYCLIRKCPVRHLALDHVYSFSDVGMEALCTAEHLESLELVRCQEISDEGLQLVSQFPRLCVLRLHKCLGISDDGLKPLVGSFKLDFLAVEDCPQVSERGVQGAAKFVSFRQDLSWMY, encoded by the coding sequence ATGGATAATCTACCAGAGCATTTAGTTTGGGAAATATTGAGTAGAATAAAGAAAACTAGTGACAGAAACAATGTTTCCCTAGCTTGTAAAAGGCTTTATTATTTAGATAATGCACAGAGGCATTCTCTTAAGGTTGGTTGTGGAATGGATCCTGCAAATGAAGCATTAACATGTTTGTGTACTAGGTTTCTAAATTTGTCCAAAGTAGAGATCACATATTCTGGTTGGATGTCTAAGTTAGGAAAACAATTGGATGATATGGGTCTTTTCATTCTTGCAAATCATTGTCCTTTACTCTTTGATCTCTCCTTAAGTTACTGCACTTTTATAACCGATGTCGGTCTCCGTTACTTGGCTTCGTCTTCCAAACTGTCGTCGTTGAGGTTGAATTTTACTCCCAGAATAACCGGTTGTGGAATATTGTCGCTCGTTGTCGGTTGCAAGAATCTCTCTAGGCTTCATCTTATAAGGTGCCTCAATGTGAGCAGTGTGGAGTGGCTTGAATACCTTGGGAAACTTGGAACACTTGAGGATCTTTCTATTAAGAACTGTAGGGCCATTGGTGAAGGTGATTTGATTAAGCTTGGCCATGGTTGGCaaaaacttaaaaggttgcAGTTTGAAGTCGATGCGAATTACCGTTATATGAAAGTTTATGACCGACTGTCTGTAGATAGGTGGCAAAAGCAGCATGTACCTTGTGAAAATATGTTGGAACTAAGTTTGGTGAATTGCATCATAAGTCCTGGTAGAGGACTTGCTTGTGTGTTGGGCAAGTGCAAGAACTTGGGAAAAATTCACCTGGATATGTGTGTTGGTGTAAGGGACTTTGACATAATTTGCTTGTCTGAAAGATCAAGGGACCTTCGGTCGGTTTCGTTTAGAGTTCCATCtgatttttctctttcttccttgGTGAATAATAATTTGAGATTAACAGATGAGAGCCTGAAAGCCTTGGCTCAAAACTGCTCAAAGCTTGAATCAGTGAGAATATCTTTTTCTGATGGAGAGTTTCCTTCATCATCCTCATTCACATTGAGTGGAATATATTGCCTAATTCGAAAATGCCCGGTTCGGCATCTTGCCCTTGATCATGTTTACTCTTTTAGTGATGTTGGAATGGAAGCTCTTTGCACTGCAGAACATCTTGAATCTCTTGAACTTGTGAGGTGCCAAGAGATTAGTGATGAGGGGCTACAGCTTGTGAGTCAATTTCCCCGATTGTGTGTTTTACGGTTACACAAGTGTTTGGGAATCTCAGATGATGGATTAAAGCCACTTGTTGGATCATTCAAGTTGGATTTCTTGGCTGTCGAAGATTGTCCTCAAGTTTCTGAAAGAGGTGTCCAAGGAGCTGCAAAGTTTGTGTCGTTTAGGCAAGATTTATCTTGGATGTACTGA
- the LOC101500260 gene encoding ribonuclease 3-like protein 1 isoform X2 yields MDKNKVAINLKHLPPIDPNSSFKGKPNNSKMAKPKSNQRMKLVDSVESIVQNPTLKDIVVAVEDKSKKTETLGNTPTPDEEDMKKGCGRSKLYEICAAKHLKPPVFECCKEEGPSHLRMFTFKVTMDIEKGEASKNIIEVYGAPHQKKKMAADDAAEGALWYLKHIGFVTKKK; encoded by the exons atggacaAGAACAAAGTTGCCATTAATCTCAAACACCTTCCTCCAATCGACCCCAACTCCTCCTTCaag GGTAAGCCAAACAATTCTAAAATGGCAAAGCCCAAATCCAATCAGCGAATGAAGTTGGTTGATTCTGTTGAAAGCATTGTTCAAAATCCAACTTTGAAAGACATTGTTGTTGCTGTTGAAGACAAATCTAAAAAGACTGAGACTTTAGGGAACACTCCTACTCCAGATGAAGAAG atatgaaGAAAGGTTGTGGTAGGTCAAAGTTGTATGAGATCTGTGCTGCTAAGCATTTGAAGCCTCCTGTATTTGAATGTTGTAAAGAGGAAGGACCATCTCATCTCAGAAT GTTCACCTTCAAGGTTACTATGGATATAGAGAAAGGCGAAGCATCTAAAAACATTATAGAGGTCTATGGTGCTCCtcatcaaaaaaagaaaatggcaGCAGACGACGCAGCTGAGGGTGCATTGTGGTACTTAAAGCATATAGGTTTTGTTACgaagaagaaataa
- the LOC101500888 gene encoding uncharacterized protein, whose protein sequence is MHHKPSTPHSYFLPSLTFILSYFLLFNLPTTTTATSNLIQHHQMCDHHDWVNFAMADDSIVADLLLRLNRRQPQPSLQLHWTVRQRRSRSLPKHAAKPESTRISPTTPLSWNGATSPSEESSLPAKFAETSKSNTMVADPKETVTTTKSKRKKTLAELKEEESLLLKERRNLKNELVSLRLTVEKERATNESLKRMKFDFESQQKSNTAITSEVYGNIVYSHPSTSPVSATNASQKVQEIGNQEPKYVLPDLNLLVDEDLSSNMVHCIS, encoded by the exons ATGCACCACAAACCTTCTACTCCTCATTCCTATTTTCTTCCTTCACTTACTTTTATTCTttcttatttcttattattcaaCCTTCCAACCACCACCACCGCCACATCTAATCTAATTCAACATCACCAGATGTGTGACCACCACGACTGGGTCAACTTCGCCATGGCAGACGATTCCATCGTCGCAGACCTCCTCCTCCGCCTCAACCGCCGTCAACCACAGCCCTCTCTTCAACTGCACTGGACAGTTCGTCAGCGACGCTCAAGGTCCCTTCCGAAGCACGCTGCAAAACCTGAGTCCACCAGGATTAGTCCCACCACCCCGCTTTCCTGGAACGGTGCCACGTCACCAAGCGAGGAATCCAGTCTCCCGGCCAAATTCGCCGAAACATCCAAATCTAATACTATG GTCGCTGATCCAAAAGAAACAGTTACTACTACAaagtcaaaaagaaaaaag ACTTTAGCTGAATTAAAAGAGGAGGAGAGtttgttgttgaaagaaaggagaaatttgaaaaat GAACTGGTATCTTTGCGTCTAACTGTTGAAAAAGAGAGAGCCACAAATGAAAGCTTAAAGAGAATGAAG TTTGATTTCGAGTCGCAACAGAAATCTAATACAGCTATAACCTCTGAGGTGTATGGGAACATTGTCTATAGTCATCCATCTACTTCACCTGTTAGCGCTACAAATGCTTCTCAGAAAGTACAAGAGATCGGTAACCAAGAACCTAAATATGTTCTCCCAGACCTAAACTTGCTTGTCGACGAAGATTTAAGTTCCAATATGGTGCATTGTATTAGCTAA
- the LOC101500575 gene encoding probable receptor-like protein kinase At1g80640 — translation MNLLVLFFIPITISLFSTILHANAQAESPGNQVVKIVHHQNLNKPILVALIACSALLAGIFMFLIYIFFRRHKNLTTSTSKSHGTIEAAKGEKETLSSVNAKLNYSRMADKKSAIAIFDFQLLEAATNNFSTNNIMGESGSRIVYRARFDEHFQAAVKKADSDADREFENEVSMLSKIRHQNIIKLLGYCIHGESRFLVYEFMECGSLETQLHGPTHGSSLTWYIRLRIAIDVARALEYLHEHSNPPVVHRDLKSSNVLLDSDFNVKLSNFGLAVASGVQHKNMKMSGTLGYVAPEYISHGKLTDKSDVYAFGVVLLELLTGRKPMENMSSDQYQSLVSWAMPQLTDRSKLPSILDPVIQNTMDLKHLYQVAAVAVLCVQAEPSYRPLITDVLHSLIPLVPLELGRSLRVTEPISSENLQ, via the exons ATGAATCTTCTAGTTTTGTTCTTCATTCCCATTACCATTTCTCTTTTCTCAACAATTCTTCATGCAAATGCTCAAGCTGAATCTCCAG GAAATCAGGTGGTTAAAATAGTGCACCACCAGAATTTGAATAAGCCGATTCTTGTAGCACTAATTGCTTGTTCTGCTCTTCTTGCTGGAATCTTCATGTTCttaatttatatctttttcCGTCGACATAAAAACTTAACAACCTCCACAAGTAAAAGTCATGGAACAATAG AGGCTGCAAAAGGGGAAAAGGAAACATTAAGCTCTGTTAATGCTAAACTTAACTACTCAAGAATGGCTGATAAGAAGAGTGCAATTGCTATTTTCGACTTTCAGTTGTTAGAGGCAGCAACAAACAACTTTTCCACAAATAATATTATGGGAGAGAGTGGTTCTAGAATTGTTTACAGAGCTCGTTTCGATGAACATTTTCAGGCTGCTGTGAAAAAAGCTGACAGTGATGCTGATAGAGAATTTGAG AATGAAGTGAGTATGTTGAGCAAGATAAGGCATCAGAATATCATAAAACTCCTAGGCTATTGTATTCATGGCGAATCGAGGTTTCTTGTTTATGAATTCATGGAGTGTGGTTCTTTGGAAACTCAATTGCATg GGCCTACTCATGGATCATCTTTAACTTGGTATATCCGGTTAAGAATTGCAATTGATGTTGCTAG AGCATTAGAATATCTCCACGAGCACTCTAATCCTCCTGTGGTTCATAGAGACTTAAAATCTTCCAATGTTCTTCTGGATTCTGACTTTAATGTCAAG CTATCAAATTTTGGACTTGCTGTAGCTTCTGGCGTGCAACACAAGAACATGAAGATGTCAGGAACTTTGGGATATGTGGCACCTGAGTACATATCACAtg GTAAACTAACTGATAAGAGCGATGTGTATGCTTTTGGGGTTGTCCTTTTAGAACTTCTCACCGGAAGAAAACCTATGGAGAACATGTCCTCAGACCAATATCAATCTCTGGTTTCATGG GCCATGCCTCAGCTAACTGATAGATCAAAGCTTCCAAGTATTCTAGATCCTGTTATCCAAAACACAATGGATTTGAAGCATTTATATCAG GTTGCTGCAGTGGCTGTGTTATGTGTGCAAGCAGAACCAAGTTATAGGCCACTTATAACAGATGTTCTGCACTCTCTCATTCCTTTGGTACCCTTAGAACTTGGAAGATCACTCAGAGTTACAGAACCAATCAGCTCAGAGAATTTACAATGA
- the LOC101500260 gene encoding ribonuclease 3-like protein 1 isoform X1 has product MDKNKVAINLKHLPPIDPNSSFKGKPNNSKMAKPKSNQRMKLVDSVESIVQNPTLKDIVVAVEDKSKKTETLGNTPTPDEEGKNMKKGCGRSKLYEICAAKHLKPPVFECCKEEGPSHLRMFTFKVTMDIEKGEASKNIIEVYGAPHQKKKMAADDAAEGALWYLKHIGFVTKKK; this is encoded by the exons atggacaAGAACAAAGTTGCCATTAATCTCAAACACCTTCCTCCAATCGACCCCAACTCCTCCTTCaag GGTAAGCCAAACAATTCTAAAATGGCAAAGCCCAAATCCAATCAGCGAATGAAGTTGGTTGATTCTGTTGAAAGCATTGTTCAAAATCCAACTTTGAAAGACATTGTTGTTGCTGTTGAAGACAAATCTAAAAAGACTGAGACTTTAGGGAACACTCCTACTCCAGATGAAGAAGGTAAAA atatgaaGAAAGGTTGTGGTAGGTCAAAGTTGTATGAGATCTGTGCTGCTAAGCATTTGAAGCCTCCTGTATTTGAATGTTGTAAAGAGGAAGGACCATCTCATCTCAGAAT GTTCACCTTCAAGGTTACTATGGATATAGAGAAAGGCGAAGCATCTAAAAACATTATAGAGGTCTATGGTGCTCCtcatcaaaaaaagaaaatggcaGCAGACGACGCAGCTGAGGGTGCATTGTGGTACTTAAAGCATATAGGTTTTGTTACgaagaagaaataa